In a genomic window of Roseiflexus castenholzii DSM 13941:
- a CDS encoding methyltransferase domain-containing protein: MRQKCNPPATGLVLEIGSGDNPHPRANILLDRYPGADNRERGGDLVVDRPFVVADAHYLPFKDGAFAYTICSHILEHMDDPLQFAAELRRVSAAGYIQSPSEIAERLFHWSFHRWYVNLEGETLVLHPREPAEPFGELFDYLYAYNPAYYFFQRSMPDLFWVEREWHGDNLNIEVRDSSPLRLRDPAFLRDLVRPQMSLFQLIGLFIASLVARALDANVRRQIRRLLRRSYV, translated from the coding sequence ATGAGACAGAAATGCAATCCTCCGGCAACCGGTCTGGTGCTCGAGATCGGCAGCGGCGATAATCCGCATCCGCGCGCCAATATTCTGCTCGACCGCTACCCCGGCGCCGATAATCGCGAACGCGGTGGCGATCTGGTCGTTGATCGTCCATTCGTGGTAGCGGATGCGCATTATCTCCCCTTCAAGGATGGCGCGTTTGCGTATACGATCTGCTCGCACATTCTAGAGCACATGGATGACCCGCTTCAGTTCGCCGCCGAACTCCGACGGGTGAGCGCAGCCGGGTACATTCAGAGTCCGTCCGAGATCGCTGAACGCCTGTTTCACTGGTCGTTCCATCGCTGGTATGTCAATCTGGAAGGCGAAACGCTGGTGCTTCATCCGCGCGAACCGGCCGAGCCGTTCGGTGAGTTGTTCGATTATTTGTACGCCTACAACCCCGCATACTATTTCTTCCAGCGCAGCATGCCCGATCTCTTTTGGGTCGAACGCGAATGGCATGGCGACAATCTGAACATCGAGGTGCGCGACTCGTCGCCGCTTCGCCTGCGCGATCCCGCGTTTCTGCGCGACCTGGTGCGCCCGCAGATGTCGTTGTTCCAGTTGATTGGACTGTTCATTGCATCGCTCGTTGCGCGCGCGCTCGACGCCAATGTGCGTCGCCAGATTCGACGCTTGCTGCGGCGGAGTTATGTGTGA